The following proteins come from a genomic window of Pseudomonas hygromyciniae:
- a CDS encoding TIGR03915 family putative DNA repair protein: MISLECDNLFSTWREQARWLLSHQIDPSHVSWGEVEVADLFATDEHYPAHNGPFQARIPKALLELLESAACYHGEQRWSLLYEVLWRVSHGDRTAMMAGDQLGSELQRRIKQVRREVHHLHAFVRFIALPAAAGPQMPEYVAWHEPAHDILHSASQHFVGRMGRHRWMIATPLDGVYYDGEQLIHQRQCPEQWQQLAQNVEDPHSAMWLTYYSHIFNPARLNPKVMEGHLPSRFWKNLPEGKLIPGLISEARTGKQRDGQASLVAARRGKRISSGHG; the protein is encoded by the coding sequence ATGATCAGCCTGGAATGCGACAACCTGTTCAGTACCTGGCGCGAGCAGGCGCGTTGGTTGCTCAGTCATCAGATCGACCCCAGCCATGTCAGTTGGGGCGAAGTGGAAGTGGCGGACCTGTTCGCCACCGATGAGCATTACCCCGCGCACAATGGTCCGTTCCAGGCGCGTATTCCCAAGGCCCTGCTGGAGCTGCTGGAAAGTGCCGCCTGTTACCACGGCGAGCAACGCTGGAGCCTGCTGTATGAAGTGCTGTGGCGTGTCAGCCATGGTGATCGCACGGCAATGATGGCGGGGGATCAATTGGGCAGCGAACTGCAGCGACGGATCAAGCAGGTACGGCGCGAAGTCCATCATCTGCACGCGTTTGTGCGTTTTATCGCCCTGCCGGCAGCGGCGGGCCCGCAGATGCCGGAGTACGTGGCGTGGCACGAGCCGGCCCACGATATTCTGCACAGTGCCAGCCAGCACTTTGTCGGGCGCATGGGCCGCCATCGCTGGATGATCGCCACGCCCCTGGATGGGGTGTATTACGACGGTGAGCAGTTGATCCATCAACGCCAGTGCCCGGAGCAATGGCAGCAGTTGGCGCAGAATGTTGAGGATCCCCACAGTGCCATGTGGCTGACCTATTACAGCCATATCTTCAACCCGGCGCGGTTGAATCCCAAGGTCATGGAAGGGCACCTGCCGAGCCGGTTCTGGAAGAATCTGCCGGAGGGCAAGTTGATACCGGGGTTGATCAGCGAGGCGCGGACGGGGAAGCAGCGGGATGGGCAGGCGAGCCTCGTAGCGGCTCGGCGAGGTAAGAGAATATCAAGCGGGCACGGTTAA
- a CDS encoding ABC transporter permease encodes MIELIQQYGLAYLWTDGSGFSGVAMTLWLFIVSVILGFVLSIPLAIARVSEHFWLRWPVEVYTYLFRGTPLYIQLLICYTGLYSLQVVQDTALLNQFFRDALNCTLLAFVLNTCAYTVEIFAGAIRNIPHGEIEAARAYGLHGWRMNLFVVIPAALRRALPAYSNEMILMLHATSLAFTATIADILKVARDANAETFLTFQAFGIAALLYMLLSFALVGLFRLAERRWMRFLVPTRG; translated from the coding sequence ATGATTGAACTGATCCAGCAATATGGCCTGGCGTACCTGTGGACCGATGGCTCGGGCTTTTCCGGAGTGGCCATGACCTTGTGGCTGTTTATCGTGTCGGTGATCCTCGGGTTTGTCCTGTCGATCCCGCTGGCAATTGCCCGCGTCAGCGAGCACTTCTGGCTACGCTGGCCGGTGGAGGTGTACACCTACCTGTTTCGTGGCACGCCGCTGTATATCCAGTTGCTGATTTGCTACACCGGCCTGTACAGCCTGCAAGTGGTGCAAGACACCGCCCTGCTCAATCAGTTTTTCCGCGATGCGTTGAACTGCACCCTGCTGGCCTTTGTGCTCAACACCTGTGCCTACACCGTGGAAATCTTCGCCGGGGCCATTCGCAATATTCCCCACGGGGAGATTGAAGCAGCGCGGGCCTATGGCTTGCACGGCTGGCGGATGAACCTGTTCGTGGTGATCCCCGCCGCGCTGCGCCGCGCGTTGCCGGCCTACAGCAACGAAATGATCCTGATGCTGCACGCCACGTCCCTGGCGTTTACCGCAACCATCGCCGACATCCTCAAGGTGGCCCGCGACGCCAACGCCGAAACGTTCCTTACGTTCCAGGCCTTCGGCATTGCCGCGCTGCTGTACATGCTGCTGTCCTTTGCACTGGTGGGCCTGTTCCGACTGGCCGAACGACGCTGGATGCGCTTTCTTGTCCCGACCCGAGGCTAA
- a CDS encoding putative DNA modification/repair radical SAM protein, giving the protein MQLIEKLSILADAAKYDASCASSGAPKRSSEGKAGLGSSDGMGICHSYTPDGRCVSLLKVLLTNFCLYDCQYCVNRRSSDVPRARFNPEEVVSLTLDFYRRNCVSGLFLSSGIIRSADYTMEQLVRVAKLLREEHDFRGYIHLKTIPEADPALIAEAGRYADRLSVNIELPTDKSLQILAPEKQIGSIKQAMQTIFTGEQTVLNEPRAPRFAPAGQSTQMIVGADDTDDSTILHGAEALYGNFKLRRVYYSAFSPIPNSPKSVPLAAPPLMREHRLYQADFLLRSYGFRANELFAGPGDLALDIDPKLAWALEHREVFPLDLNRAEATLIARIPGIGLRTTERLVELRRQRKIRFEDLARMRCVLTKAKPFFITSDYHPQQAESTSVLLREQLRDRPQPQQMGLWG; this is encoded by the coding sequence ATGCAGTTGATCGAAAAACTCAGCATCCTTGCCGATGCGGCCAAGTACGACGCGTCCTGCGCCAGCAGCGGGGCGCCCAAGCGCAGCTCCGAGGGCAAGGCCGGGCTGGGGTCGAGCGACGGCATGGGGATTTGCCACAGCTACACGCCCGATGGGCGCTGTGTGTCGTTGCTCAAGGTGTTGCTGACCAATTTCTGCCTCTACGACTGCCAATACTGCGTCAACCGCCGCTCCAGCGATGTGCCCCGTGCGCGGTTCAACCCGGAGGAGGTGGTGAGCCTGACCCTGGATTTTTACCGGCGCAATTGCGTCAGTGGCTTGTTTCTCAGCTCGGGGATCATCCGTTCGGCGGACTACACCATGGAGCAACTGGTACGGGTCGCCAAGCTGTTGCGCGAGGAGCATGACTTTCGCGGTTACATCCACCTCAAGACCATTCCCGAAGCCGACCCCGCATTGATCGCCGAGGCCGGGCGTTATGCCGATCGCTTGAGTGTGAACATTGAGTTGCCCACCGATAAGAGCCTGCAGATCCTCGCGCCAGAGAAACAGATCGGCTCGATCAAGCAGGCGATGCAGACGATTTTTACCGGCGAGCAAACCGTGCTCAACGAACCCCGTGCACCGCGTTTTGCCCCGGCGGGGCAGAGCACGCAGATGATTGTCGGTGCCGACGACACGGATGACAGCACTATCCTGCACGGTGCCGAAGCGTTGTATGGCAACTTTAAGTTGCGCCGGGTCTATTACTCGGCGTTCAGCCCGATCCCCAATAGCCCGAAAAGCGTGCCCCTGGCGGCGCCGCCATTGATGCGCGAGCACCGTTTGTACCAGGCCGATTTCCTGCTGCGCAGTTATGGCTTTCGCGCCAATGAACTGTTCGCGGGGCCGGGGGATCTGGCACTGGATATCGATCCAAAACTGGCCTGGGCCCTGGAGCATCGTGAGGTGTTCCCGCTGGACCTGAACCGTGCCGAGGCGACATTGATCGCACGGATCCCGGGGATTGGCCTGCGCACCACCGAGCGCCTGGTGGAGCTGCGCCGGCAACGCAAGATCCGCTTTGAAGACCTGGCGCGCATGCGCTGCGTGTTGACCAAGGCCAAGCCATTTTTCATCACCAGCGACTACCATCCCCAGCAGGCGGAAAGCACCAGCGTCCTGCTGCGCGAGCAACTGCGCGACCGACCGCAACCGCAACAGATGGGGTTGTGGGGATGA
- a CDS encoding Lrp/AsnC family transcriptional regulator, producing the protein MDTKANGPHSSPALDRIDEAIIDVLRHQGRITYEKLSSLVHLTPRPCLERVRKLERRGVIRGYGAIIDVQMVSPGLSLLVLVALSNQSGRSAQKAFEACVKACPQVFECQLISGPFDYSLRMRCRDMEHYRVLTETWLNNDELHIDKLVAHPELAVVKNTATELA; encoded by the coding sequence ATGGATACCAAGGCCAACGGACCCCATTCCTCCCCTGCGCTGGATCGCATTGATGAAGCCATCATCGATGTATTGCGCCATCAGGGGCGCATCACCTACGAGAAGCTGTCTTCGCTGGTGCACCTGACCCCCAGGCCCTGCCTGGAACGGGTGCGCAAGCTGGAGCGGCGCGGGGTGATACGCGGCTATGGCGCGATCATCGATGTGCAGATGGTCTCGCCGGGGTTGTCGTTGCTGGTGCTGGTGGCCCTGTCCAACCAGAGCGGGCGCTCGGCGCAAAAGGCCTTCGAAGCCTGCGTCAAGGCTTGCCCGCAGGTGTTCGAATGCCAACTGATCAGCGGCCCCTTCGACTACAGCCTGCGCATGCGCTGCCGGGACATGGAGCACTACCGCGTGCTGACGGAAACCTGGTTGAACAATGACGAGCTGCACATCGACAAACTGGTGGCCCATCCGGAGTTGGCGGTGGTGAAAAACACTGCGACTGAGTTGGCCTGA
- the ctlX gene encoding citrulline utilization hydrolase CtlX, producing MQTTNTVLMIRPAHFAFNPDTAINNRFQRAPLDPVAAQHKALEEFDGYVDTLREHGVEVLVVQDTPAPHTPDSIFPNNWWSSHADGSLVLYPMEGQNRRLERNKGVLQVLEQRFAIKHTIDFSHLEQQNMFLEGTGSMVLDRQHRISYACHSGRTHRDALRQFAERLDYQVCAFHAVDRHHAPIYHSNVMMSVGRDLSVVCLDALPEAHERQGLERSLRDTGKDILALDFDQLEAFAGNMLEVHDRDGQPLLVMSASAWRSLKPAQRQHVERHTHPVVVNIDNIERIGGGSARCMLAEVHLPARASFQ from the coding sequence ATGCAAACCACCAATACTGTCCTGATGATCCGCCCGGCGCACTTTGCCTTTAACCCGGACACCGCGATCAACAACCGTTTCCAGCGCGCGCCATTAGATCCAGTCGCCGCACAGCACAAAGCGCTGGAGGAGTTCGACGGTTACGTCGACACCCTGCGCGAGCATGGCGTGGAAGTGTTGGTGGTACAGGACACGCCCGCGCCCCATACCCCGGATTCGATCTTCCCCAATAACTGGTGGAGCAGCCATGCCGACGGCAGCCTGGTGCTGTACCCGATGGAAGGCCAGAACCGCCGTCTGGAGCGCAACAAAGGCGTGTTGCAAGTGCTGGAGCAACGCTTCGCGATCAAACACACCATCGATTTCAGCCACCTGGAACAACAGAACATGTTCCTCGAAGGCACCGGCAGCATGGTCCTCGACCGCCAGCATCGCATCAGCTACGCCTGTCACTCCGGGCGCACCCACCGCGATGCCCTGCGCCAGTTCGCCGAGCGCCTGGACTATCAGGTCTGCGCCTTCCATGCCGTCGACCGCCATCACGCACCGATCTACCACAGCAACGTGATGATGAGCGTGGGCCGCGACCTATCCGTGGTGTGCCTGGACGCGCTGCCTGAGGCCCACGAACGCCAGGGCCTGGAACGTTCCCTGCGCGACACCGGCAAAGACATCCTGGCCCTGGACTTCGACCAGTTGGAAGCCTTCGCCGGCAACATGCTGGAGGTCCACGACCGCGACGGCCAGCCGCTGCTGGTGATGTCCGCCAGCGCCTGGCGCTCGCTCAAGCCTGCGCAGCGCCAGCATGTGGAGCGCCACACCCACCCGGTGGTGGTGAATATCGACAATATCGAACGCATCGGCGGCGGCAGTGCCCGCTGCATGTTGGCCGAAGTGCATCTTCCGGCCCGCGCCTCATTCCAATAA
- a CDS encoding ABC transporter substrate-binding protein encodes MTPLRSLVAALLLPLCATAVQAQEWKEIRFGVFPEYPPFESVAADGSLQGFDIELGNAICAKLEVKCTWVHNEFDGMIPALRARKFDAIMSSMAVTPARQKQIDFSDRLFLSPTSVITRKGAGFGDTPESLKGKQVGVLQGSLQEAYARAHLAKLGAQVKAYQSQDQNYADLQNGRLDATLTDKLEAQLNFLSKPEGADYQSGPAFKDPTLPLDIAMGLRKNDQELLALINKGIAAIQADGTYALIQKKYFGDEDIYHE; translated from the coding sequence ATGACTCCGCTCCGATCACTCGTCGCCGCGCTGCTCCTGCCTTTGTGCGCCACCGCCGTACAGGCCCAGGAATGGAAAGAAATCCGTTTCGGCGTGTTCCCCGAGTACCCACCCTTTGAGTCCGTGGCCGCCGATGGCAGCCTGCAAGGTTTCGACATTGAGTTGGGCAACGCCATTTGCGCCAAGCTTGAAGTCAAATGCACCTGGGTTCACAACGAGTTCGACGGCATGATCCCGGCGCTACGTGCGCGCAAGTTCGACGCCATTATGTCCTCCATGGCCGTGACGCCGGCCCGGCAAAAACAGATCGACTTCAGCGACCGCCTGTTCCTCAGCCCCACCTCGGTGATCACCCGCAAGGGCGCCGGCTTCGGCGACACCCCGGAATCGCTCAAGGGCAAACAGGTCGGTGTGCTCCAGGGCTCGCTGCAGGAAGCCTATGCCCGCGCGCACCTGGCCAAGCTCGGCGCCCAGGTCAAGGCGTATCAGTCCCAGGACCAGAACTACGCCGACCTGCAAAACGGCCGCCTCGACGCGACGCTGACCGATAAGCTCGAAGCCCAACTCAACTTCCTGTCCAAGCCTGAAGGCGCCGACTACCAGTCCGGCCCGGCCTTCAAGGACCCGACCTTGCCCCTGGACATTGCCATGGGCCTGCGCAAGAACGACCAGGAGTTGCTGGCGCTGATCAACAAGGGTATTGCGGCCATCCAGGCCGATGGCACCTACGCGCTGATCCAGAAGAAGTACTTCGGTGACGAAGACATCTACCACGAATAA
- a CDS encoding ornithine cyclodeaminase has product MTRYIDVNDLSYLVSQKGLQTCITEMAEYIRADYLRWNDFEKCARLANHSPEGVIELMPVSDASLYAFKYVNGHPKNTQSGMLTVMAFGALGDVDTGKPVLLSEMTLTTAIRTAATSALVARYLARDNSRSMALIGNGSQSEFQAVAFHALLGINEVRLFDIDTKAMHKLANNLKAFPAIKVILAASVAEAVKGADIVTTVTADKAYATILTAEMIEPGMHLNAVGGDCPGKTELDRRIVERARVIVEYEPQSRIEGEIQHMPEDSPVTELWQVINGQKPGRENPRQVTLFDSVGFALEDYSALRYVLDVAKALDVGSELELVPDLADPKDLFARLAQQPAAQHKKRA; this is encoded by the coding sequence ATGACCCGTTATATCGACGTCAACGACCTCAGCTACCTGGTATCGCAAAAAGGCCTGCAAACCTGCATCACCGAGATGGCCGAGTACATCCGCGCCGACTACCTGCGCTGGAACGACTTTGAAAAATGCGCACGCCTGGCCAACCACTCGCCCGAGGGCGTGATCGAGCTGATGCCGGTCTCGGATGCTTCGTTGTATGCCTTCAAATACGTCAACGGCCACCCGAAAAACACCCAGAGCGGCATGCTCACCGTCATGGCGTTCGGTGCCCTGGGGGATGTGGACACCGGCAAGCCGGTACTGCTCAGCGAGATGACCCTGACCACCGCGATCCGCACCGCCGCGACTTCGGCCCTGGTCGCCCGCTACCTGGCCCGCGACAACAGCCGCAGCATGGCGCTGATCGGCAACGGTTCGCAAAGTGAATTCCAGGCCGTGGCGTTCCATGCGTTGCTGGGCATCAACGAAGTCCGCCTGTTCGATATCGATACCAAGGCCATGCACAAGCTGGCGAACAACCTCAAGGCCTTCCCGGCGATCAAAGTAATCCTGGCCGCGAGCGTTGCCGAAGCGGTCAAAGGCGCCGATATCGTCACCACCGTCACCGCCGACAAAGCCTACGCCACCATCCTTACCGCCGAGATGATCGAGCCCGGCATGCACCTCAATGCCGTCGGCGGCGACTGCCCTGGCAAGACTGAACTGGACCGCCGTATCGTCGAGCGCGCCCGGGTAATCGTCGAGTACGAACCACAAAGCCGTATCGAAGGTGAAATCCAGCATATGCCCGAGGATTCGCCGGTCACCGAGCTGTGGCAAGTGATCAACGGCCAGAAGCCGGGCCGGGAAAACCCACGCCAGGTCACCCTGTTCGACTCCGTGGGTTTTGCCCTCGAAGACTACTCGGCCCTGCGTTATGTGCTGGATGTGGCCAAGGCCCTGGACGTGGGCAGCGAGCTGGAGCTGGTACCGGACCTGGCCGACCCCAAGGACCTGTTCGCCCGCCTGGCCCAACAACCGGCCGCACAGCACAAAAAGCGCGCCTGA
- a CDS encoding ABC transporter ATP-binding protein — protein sequence MNQSAQALAAHPADLATSRPTAVAASASVKLKVEDLHKSYGEHEVLKGVSLNASKGDVISLIGASGSGKSTMLRCINFLEQPDAGVITLDGISIEMRPGRAGVQAPHQAQLQNLRTRLAMVFQHFNLWSHMTVLENICMAPRRVLGVSAAEAEKRARMYLDKVGLPSRVADQYPAFLSGGQQQRVAIARALAMEPEIILFDEPTSALDPELVGEVLKVIQTLAEEGRTMLMVTHEMGFARQVSSQVLFLHQGRVEEQGSAEILDHPNSERLQQFLSNRLK from the coding sequence ATGAACCAGTCCGCACAGGCCCTGGCTGCCCATCCTGCTGATCTTGCCACCTCCCGCCCGACTGCTGTTGCTGCCAGTGCCAGCGTCAAGCTCAAGGTCGAAGACCTGCACAAAAGCTACGGCGAGCATGAAGTGCTCAAGGGCGTTTCCCTTAACGCCAGCAAGGGCGATGTGATCAGCCTGATCGGCGCCAGCGGCTCCGGCAAGAGCACCATGCTGCGCTGCATCAACTTCCTCGAACAACCCGACGCTGGGGTGATCACCCTGGACGGCATCAGCATTGAAATGCGCCCGGGCCGCGCCGGCGTGCAGGCGCCGCACCAGGCGCAACTGCAGAACCTGCGCACGCGCCTGGCCATGGTGTTCCAGCACTTCAACCTGTGGAGCCATATGACGGTGCTGGAGAACATCTGCATGGCACCGCGCCGGGTGTTGGGCGTGAGCGCCGCCGAAGCGGAAAAACGCGCGCGGATGTACCTGGATAAAGTTGGCCTGCCAAGCCGGGTCGCCGATCAATACCCGGCGTTTCTCTCCGGTGGCCAGCAACAACGGGTGGCCATCGCCCGGGCCCTGGCCATGGAGCCAGAGATTATCCTGTTCGATGAACCGACCTCGGCACTGGATCCGGAGCTTGTAGGAGAAGTCCTCAAAGTCATACAGACGTTGGCCGAGGAAGGTCGTACCATGCTCATGGTCACCCACGAAATGGGCTTTGCCCGGCAAGTGTCCAGCCAGGTGTTGTTCCTGCACCAGGGCCGTGTCGAAGAACAAGGCAGCGCCGAGATCCTCGACCATCCCAACAGCGAACGCCTGCAGCAATTTCTCTCCAACCGCTTGAAGTGA
- a CDS encoding nitrilase family protein: protein MSEPTSPVRVAVVQFDPQVGLDNRESNLCRSLALAAEAVNGGANLIVLPELSNCGYFFNSRQDAFEHAEVIPGGTSVQAWMTFAATHQVYLVAGLNEIDGRQLFNTAVLLGPDGLIGKYRKAHLWNLEKLWFTPGNLGFPVFETPIGRIGLLICWDIWFPEVPRILSQQGADIICSLNNWVWTPPPLFDEAGKCMASYLTMTAAHVNNVFIAAASRIGEERDARYLGCSLIAGTNGWPIGKVASANGQEILFADIDLTSARSAPIWNSLNDLHRDRRNDLYDQMLGYSQHPALPR from the coding sequence ATGAGCGAACCAACAAGCCCTGTCCGCGTCGCTGTCGTGCAGTTCGATCCCCAGGTCGGCCTGGATAACCGTGAAAGCAATCTGTGTCGCAGCCTGGCGTTGGCCGCCGAGGCGGTCAACGGAGGGGCTAACCTGATCGTACTGCCCGAGTTGTCGAACTGCGGCTACTTCTTCAACAGCCGCCAGGATGCATTCGAGCATGCCGAGGTCATTCCCGGTGGGACCAGTGTGCAAGCCTGGATGACGTTTGCCGCCACGCACCAGGTGTATCTGGTGGCGGGCCTGAATGAGATCGATGGCCGGCAGTTGTTCAATACCGCCGTATTGCTGGGGCCGGATGGGTTGATCGGTAAATACCGCAAGGCCCATTTATGGAACCTGGAAAAGCTCTGGTTCACCCCGGGCAACCTCGGTTTTCCGGTGTTTGAAACGCCTATCGGGCGCATTGGCCTGTTGATCTGCTGGGACATCTGGTTCCCGGAAGTACCACGTATCCTCAGCCAGCAAGGCGCCGATATTATTTGCAGCCTCAACAACTGGGTATGGACGCCGCCGCCGCTGTTCGACGAGGCCGGCAAATGCATGGCGTCATACCTGACCATGACCGCCGCCCACGTCAATAACGTGTTTATCGCCGCCGCCAGCCGTATCGGTGAGGAGCGCGATGCGCGTTACCTGGGGTGTTCGCTGATCGCCGGGACCAATGGCTGGCCTATCGGCAAAGTGGCGTCGGCCAACGGCCAGGAAATCCTGTTCGCCGATATCGACCTGACCAGCGCCCGCAGTGCGCCGATCTGGAACAGTCTCAACGACTTGCATCGTGACCGACGCAACGATCTTTACGATCAGATGCTCGGCTATTCCCAGCATCCCGCCCTGCCGCGCTGA
- a CDS encoding transglycosylase SLT domain-containing protein translates to MTPVKTTALLLLTTLLAACGTSPPRSPDDLCAIFREKDDWYDAAKVTQKRWGVPIQIPFAIMYQESGFRQNAKTPRKYLLWIIPWGRVSTAAGYAQAKDEVWGDYQKSTGRNWASRQDFDDAIDFVGWYMDKTATINGVYKYDAYGQYLNYHEGWGGYRNRTYASKAWLLPVAGKVKARSDLYARQYAGCKADLERGFWGRFWRWL, encoded by the coding sequence TTGACCCCGGTAAAAACCACAGCCCTCCTGCTGCTCACCACCTTATTGGCGGCGTGCGGTACCTCACCGCCGCGCTCCCCCGATGACCTCTGCGCCATCTTCCGCGAGAAGGACGACTGGTACGACGCGGCCAAAGTCACCCAGAAACGCTGGGGCGTGCCGATCCAGATACCGTTCGCCATCATGTACCAGGAATCGGGCTTCCGGCAGAACGCCAAGACCCCACGCAAGTACCTGTTGTGGATCATCCCCTGGGGCCGCGTCAGCACCGCCGCCGGCTATGCCCAGGCCAAGGATGAAGTGTGGGGCGACTACCAGAAAAGCACCGGCCGCAACTGGGCCAGCCGCCAGGACTTCGACGATGCCATCGACTTTGTCGGCTGGTACATGGACAAGACCGCCACCATCAACGGCGTGTACAAATACGACGCCTACGGCCAGTACCTGAACTACCACGAAGGCTGGGGCGGCTACCGCAACCGCACCTATGCCAGCAAGGCCTGGCTGTTGCCGGTAGCCGGCAAGGTCAAGGCCCGTTCCGATCTGTATGCGCGCCAGTATGCGGGGTGCAAGGCGGACCTGGAACGGGGGTTCTGGGGGCGGTTTTGGCGGTGGTTGTGA
- a CDS encoding FKBP-type peptidyl-prolyl cis-trans isomerase has protein sequence MSNEELQITDIRQGDGKTVVKGALITTQYTGTLEDGTVFDSSWERGKPFQCVIGTGRVIKGWDQGLMGMQVGGVRKLYVPAHLAYGERTMGAHIKPHSPLHFEIELLEVLTRDD, from the coding sequence ATGAGCAACGAAGAACTGCAAATCACCGACATTCGCCAAGGCGACGGCAAAACCGTGGTCAAGGGTGCGCTCATTACCACCCAGTACACCGGCACGCTGGAAGACGGCACGGTGTTTGATTCGTCCTGGGAGAGGGGCAAGCCGTTCCAGTGTGTGATTGGCACCGGGCGGGTGATCAAGGGGTGGGACCAGGGCTTGATGGGGATGCAGGTCGGTGGGGTGCGCAAGCTGTATGTGCCGGCGCATCTGGCCTATGGCGAGCGGACGATGGGCGCGCATATAAAGCCCCATAGCCCTCTGCATTTCGAGATTGAACTGTTGGAAGTGCTGACACGCGACGATTGA
- a CDS encoding ABC transporter permease, whose amino-acid sequence MNELLNLQGFGPLLAQGAWMTIKLAFLALVLSLTLGLVAAGAKLSSHKLLRIPATLYTTLIRSVPDLVLILLIFYSLQLWLNDLTEMLGWNYFEIDPFTAGVITLGFIYGAYFTENFRGAMLSVPVGQLEAATAYGLSRWQRFVLVMFPQLMRFALPGLGNNWLVLLKSTALVSIIGLADLVKAAQNAGKTTNDPLYFLILAGLVYLLITTLSNRIFKRLERRYNVGIKGVAR is encoded by the coding sequence ATGAATGAACTCCTCAACCTGCAAGGCTTCGGCCCGCTGTTGGCCCAGGGTGCCTGGATGACCATCAAGCTGGCGTTCCTCGCGCTGGTCCTGAGCCTGACCCTGGGCCTGGTCGCCGCCGGTGCCAAGCTGTCCAGCCATAAGCTGTTGCGCATCCCGGCCACGCTCTACACCACTTTGATCCGCAGTGTGCCGGACCTGGTGCTGATCCTACTGATCTTCTACAGCCTGCAACTGTGGCTCAACGACCTGACCGAGATGCTCGGCTGGAATTACTTCGAAATCGATCCATTCACCGCTGGCGTGATCACCCTGGGCTTTATCTACGGCGCGTATTTCACCGAAAACTTTCGCGGCGCGATGCTCAGTGTGCCCGTGGGCCAACTGGAAGCGGCGACCGCCTACGGCTTGAGTCGCTGGCAGCGCTTTGTGTTGGTGATGTTCCCGCAGTTGATGCGCTTTGCACTGCCGGGGTTGGGCAATAATTGGCTGGTGCTGCTCAAGTCCACGGCGCTGGTGTCGATCATCGGCCTGGCGGACCTGGTCAAGGCCGCGCAGAACGCCGGCAAGACCACCAACGACCCGCTGTACTTCCTGATCCTCGCGGGCCTGGTGTACCTGTTGATCACCACCCTCTCCAACCGCATCTTCAAACGCCTGGAACGGCGCTACAACGTCGGCATCAAGGGGGTCGCACGATGA